The nucleotide sequence GGATTTATTGCGGCCAGCGAAGAAGTAATCCACTATGTAAGACATGTTTCAAGACCCTTTATATTTAGTGCTTCTATTCCTCCAGCAAATGCTGCAGCAGCACTAGCGGCCTTAAATATATTGGAAACAGAACCTGATAGAATTCAAAAACTATGGAAGGCTGCAGAATACATGAGAGAAGGTTTTAAATCCATAGGCATTGATACCATAAGTTCTAAAACTCCAATTATACCAGTTATGACCTGGGATGATTTTAATACCTTTAAGATTTCTAAGGAACTGCTTGATGAAGGTGTCTATGTAAATCCAGTGGTATCCCCTGCTGTTAAACCTGGAGAAGCATTATTAAGGACAAGCTACACAGCAACACATACAAAAGAACAACTGGACTTTGCCTTAGATAAATTCAAAAAGGTTTTTGCCCAGTATAAAAAATAAGCATATAATATTAATACTGATTTACAGCTAATCCATATTTATATCGGTTAATTAAGGAGCCTTTGTAGTATAAAGGCTTCCTTTTCTTTTATCAGGCTATTAATCAATAAAAGCCGCCGTTCAAGATCTGGACAATCTCCTGCTGCTCAACTCTGATACCTGTTAGGGTATTTTTAATACGTTTAACTTCATAATCCGCCATGGCAGTAGAATTTTCAGCTAAAAATCTCTCTAATCTGGCTTCCTCTTCCTTTAATTCCTGAAGTCGAATATTATACTTAGTATTATTAAAATCATACATTTCCATGTAAATCACCTCAGCTTTATTATTGCCCTTAAGATAACTTTTAAATACTTTTCAGTGATAATAATAATTTATATAACAGTTTTTATATTTAAAGGATATTATATAATACAATAATTTCAGGAGTCAGATTATATGTTAAGCACAGAGTATGTTTAAATCAAATTTTATTGGTACTAATTTATATTACAATAATATATACAAATAAATTTATAAATATACTCTTGACAAACCATATAATGTAACTTATTATATATTTAAACATTTATAAACTGATGAATAAGAGTAGTAAGCTAGGGTGACTTGTTCACAGAGAGCCGGGCTTGGTGTGAGCCGGTAACAGGTTCTTAGCCGAATGGACTTATGAAGGCAGACCGAAAGGATTTATCCAAGTAGGCTCTGACGGGAACTCTACCCGTTATAAATTGAGCGTATATAATATGTATACGAAATAAGTGGGTGTTTATAACCAAGCTGGGTGGTACCGCAGGAGTTTAGGCTCTTGTCCCTTTTATTAGGGGCAAGGGCCTTTTTATATATAATAAATATCTGAAAGGAGAAGATGAAAATGAGTAAAGTACCCTTTAGAATATATCTGTCGGAAAAGGAAATTCCACGTCAATGGTATAATCTTAGAGCAGATATGAAAGAGCAACATGACCCATATATTAATCCCGGAACCATGAAAGAAGCAAAGTTAGAAGACCTTTATCCTGTATTTTGCGAAGAACTGGCAAAACAGGAGATGGATATAGAAAGCAGATATATAGACATTCCAGAGGAAATCTTGGAATTTTATAAAATATACCGTCCATCTCCTCTGTGCCGAGCTTACAATCTAGAAAAAGCTTTAGGAACTCCGGCAAGGATCTATTATAAATTTGAAGGTAATAACACCTCAGGAAGTCATAAGTTAAATTCTGCTGTGGCACAGGTTTATTATGCTAAAAATCAAGGTATTACCTCCTTGACTACAGAGACAGGAGCCGGCCAATGGGGTACTGCTCTATCAGAAGCATGTGCTTATTTCAATATTCCGCTGACAATATATATGGTTAAGGTATCAGCGGAGCAAAAGCCATATCGTAAAGCCATTATGGAGACCTTTGGAGCAAAGGTTATTCCAAGCCCATCAAATTTAACTAATGCTGGACGTGCTATCTTAGCTAAGAATCCTACCACCGGAGGTAGCTTAGGTTGTGCAATTTCTGAAGCAATTGAACATGCAGTAAGTGAAGAAAATTGTAGATATGTTCTAGGGTCAGTATTAAACCAGGTACTACTTCACCAATCAATTATAGGTCTGGAAGCAAAACTGGCTATGGAGAAAATTGATGAGTATCCGGACATTATAATTGGTTGCGCCGGTGGTGGATCAAACCTTGGTGGACTAATTGCTCCTTTTATGCAGGATAAACTCTTAGGTAAGGCAAAGCCACATTTTATAGCAGTGGAACCAGCCTCCTGTCCATCCTTAACAAGAGGAAAATATGCCTATGACTTCTGTGATACCGGTAAGATTACTCCACTGGCTAAAATGTATACTCTTGGATGTGAGTTTATCCCCTCCCCCAACCATGCAGGCGGACTGCGATATCACGGCATGAGCCCACTGCTGTCTAAGCTTTATCATGAAGGATTATTGGATGAAGCATTGGCAGTAGAACAGAGTAAGGTGTTTGAAGCAGCAACACTATTTGCAAAATGCGAAACAATACTCCCTGCTCCAGAGTCCTCTCATGCTATTTATGGTGCCATAAAAGAAGCACTTGAATGCAAGGAAACCGGGGAAGCTAAGACGATACTATTTGGTCTTACTGGGACGGGATATTTCGATATGCAGGCCTATATGCAGTATAACACTGGTAAGATGACTGACTATATTCCAACAGACGAAGATTTACAAAAGGGATTTGACTCTTTACCCAAAATACCAGGGATCCAATAATGTAACAAAAAAGGCTGCCAAGTTGGCAGTCTTTATATTTCAATTGGAAAAAGTTACTTCCTTGCCTCTGACATTTCTAACAATAGATACTGAAATTTTGTTAAGGCCTCTATTCTTTTATCATAAAATTCATTTTTGCTTATAATATCTCTTATTTGGCTGTTTATCATGTTTCTTTCTCTTCTTATCCCGGTGACTTTAGCCTGCAACATTTCTTTTTCCCTTTGCTTTTCTTCAATTAGTGGGTTGTACATAACTCTGATAATTTCTCTTTTATTACCCTCAAACTTAATTTCTGATTCTGTTTTTGCGGCAAAGGCTTTAATGTAATCAATAATATTTGATATACTATTTAATAATGACTCTTTCATGAGGCCACCTCCTATTTTATTATATGTTATTTTGTGAAACCAGAAAAGGGATCATTCAACCAGTGCTGTAATCAAAGGAGCGTGTTTCATACAATGGATAATATAAATTTCAGATTTTTAAGCGGTATATACCTGAAAATAAAAAATATCAAATTGAAGTCTTTAGAGGATCAAATAGATAAGTTAAAGGCTGTAATTAATGAAGAAAGCGCTAAGCTGCTTGAAGAGAAAGCCCAACTTCAAAAGCTGCAAGAAGAGAATTCGATAATTATAGATAAATACTTAAAGATGGAAGACCTTTTTAAAAATCAGAAAAAGATTCTAACAATAAAAAATTACGGCTATCGACTGGAAAGATGGGAAAATGTTTATATAATAAAACAGTCCTCAGGCTATTTTATTCAGTCAAAAAGACAGGAAAACATCTATCAATTTGAAGATAACATGAGGACTTTCTTGGACCATCTATTAACTTTGGAATACAGCATTATAGTGCTTTCAGTGGATAAAAACATAATTAATCTCCAATTGAGTTTAAAATAACTATTTTAGGTGCCTTGGACAATTGTCGCCATTGGTGAACCACTTACAAGGTCTGCAACCTAAACATTTTACTACAGGTTGTCCTTCTTTAATGTGGTTGACAAGCATATTAATTATATCTTAAAAGAAAAAAATAAAGCAGCTTAATGAAAATATACAAAATATCTCAAAAAGCTGCTTATAACTCATCATTAATCCTTGGTGTTAGACACCTTATTCAGCTTATCTGCAACAAGATCCCACTCATATACTTCACCATTTGACTTATCAATAAAATACCAGGTAACCGTTGCCCTATGGCCTTCTCCGGTATCAGGATCATCAATAACGGTCTCATATAAGTGTATTACAAAATAATCTTTCCCATCTCTTTTATCCATATGGTCAAATTCTAAAGCATAACCCTCAGCTATGTCTCCTATGAGCTTTTTCACATTTTCTACAGCATCTTCCTGGGTCAGCTCAATTTTCTCTTCCGCTTTATTTTCCACCGGAACAGAAGTTTCAGTGTTTTCGATTTTTGTTGAATTTGCTAGCTTTGTCTGTGACTCATCCTTCAAGGCCTTCTTCGCACAACCCAAAAGCAAGCTAAAACATATAACAATGATTAATATCAATGATGAAAGTTTCTTCATTTTAAGTACTCCTTAAACTTGATAATTTTTAAGGTCTAAATAGTCTATAATTTTCCACTAATAGGCAAAGATCTTGTATTTAGCTTCATTACATTTGCTTAAGTGTAAAAGAGCTGTCTTCAGAGCTTAAAAAAAGTAGTAATGAACAGATGAAAGCAACATATCGCTTTTTCTTTTGTATTATCATTGTAAATCCTCCATTAAGTTTAGTTGCTCAATTTAGCAGTTATTAGTATGACACATCTGTAATAATATTTATACCATTTCACAGTAAATGAGGTACATAAGCTGTTTGCTTTATATAATGGCTTACCTATTTTTAAAAAGGACCACGCATGATTGCATGATCCTTTTTTGCTGTTAAAAACCTCCACCACCACCGCCATGGGATCTGCCGCTGCTTCCTCTATGGGTAGTACTCTTTGAACTGGAATTAGTATTGGTTTCAATTACAGTTCTAGTTGTAGACTCTCTTATAAAATCATCTCTGCTGGCAGAAAGTTCAAAAGATCCGGCCTCCTCATAGGTACTGCTATTTATTGTTACCTTGCCCTCACTGGAAGAAGAAGCTATTAGAGTAGCAATCAATGCTACAGCAATGGCAATTAAATATACGTAGAAAGACTTCATCAATCTCAAAACTCTTTGAAAATATGTGCTGCTATCTACACTTTCTTCATCTACACGGTGTTGTCCAGCAGGTACACCCATTTTAGCATAAGACTTTACATCTCTAATAAAAGTAGTACATGCTTCATAATATTTGCCGTTGGATAAGGATGTAGTTACATTTTTAACCATAGTAGATATCCTGTTGTCAGTGAAGATATCAATAGCCCTACCGGTGGTGGATATCCAGACTTCTCTTTGTGCCATATTAATTAGCATTAACAGGCCTGAATAATCACCATCAACCCCATATCCGCCATAATCATAAAAATCATCAGCAAAATCTCTTGAAGACTTGCCTTCTGTTTCATCTGTTATTACAACAACCGCTTCAAGGTTATAATCTGCTATGATGCTGTCAATATCAGATTGAAGAGTTAGTATTTCACTATCTGTAAGATAGTCTAAATCATCAATTATGTTCTTACTGGATGCAGCTTTTACAGTAGTTTGACCCAGAAATACTGCGAAGAAGATTATTAATAGACAGATGCTTATTTTCTTAAACAAAGATTGCACCTCCAAACACAGCCACAAGCCAAACTGCAGTATAGACTGCCAAGCCAAATAAGAGCTGTTTCTTAAAGCTAATTGGAGTATCTCCCACTACTTTACCAGTTTGCCCATTTACAATAAATACATGCTCTTTCCCCTTATACTTATTAATCAGCAAATATACAGGCAGCATACAATAATCCTCGGTTGTGTCCATAAGCATTACCTGCTTATTTCTCATATTATATGAGGAATAGCCTGATACTGTGGTCCTAAGCTTGTCCTCAATGTACTTCTCAACCCTTTCTTTCATTACACCTTTTGCCTCACCAGCCTCCACATCATACTTTTCTGCCATAAATCCGGACATATAGTGTATTGAGAAATCTGTCAGCGCTGAATAATCATAAGGTTCAATCATGTGCATATATTTATCATCCAATTTTTTTGAGGCATCAACTGGAACCTTTTTATATAAGGCATTACCCTTTCGAAGAACCCTATAGTAACTGGTCTGGGTATATCTATACTTCCCCTGTGTCCATGATTTTACCCTTGTGCCTTCACCGTCAATCATACCTTCTGCACGGGTATCAAAGAGCCAAAAAGGTGCATATATACCTGTAATCTTTTCTATTTCTTCTTTCTGTTTAAATTCACTGGGGGCAAAGATTCTCTTACCAATCCACTTTTTATACAGGTCTTGGGCCTGAGCCTTGGTTAATTTGAAGGGAATAAGGTTTTTGGGCTTAAATTTACCGGAGAATCTTGATCTAATAATAGTTGGATTTTTACAGTATAAGCAGAAGGTAGCTGCAGTTGTATCATCTGCAATTAGCTCTGCACCACAACTTGTACAATGATATGAGTTTAATTCCGGCTCCTCCTTATCCAGAGAATCTTCTGCTTTTTTATAAACTGCATCAATTTGCTCTTTTGTAAACTCACTGAAGCAATAATGGCACTTCCAGTGCTGAGAAGGAGGATCGAACTCCAATCCCGCCTTACAATTTAGACATTTATATTCTTTTACTGAACCCATCACCTTTCTCCTTTTCTACATCTTCTTGTCAAGATCATTAAAAGGATCTCCGCACTTTGGGCAAAATGCCGGTGGTTTTTTAGGATCTTCAGGAGTCCATCCACATTTATCGCACTTGTAAGTAGATGATGGTGTTAATTCCGGTCTCTTATTTCCACATTTAAAGCAGAAATTATCCTCATTTACATTACCGCAGGTACACGTCCATTTTTTTAGTTCAGGTTTCTTGCTGCCACAGTTTGGGCAGAAGTTGCCATCAGTAACAGTCTTTCCACAAGAACATTTCCAAGCTTCTCCTGAGGACTTAGCTTCAGGAACCGGCTTCTTATTACCGCACTTTGAGCAGAATAGTGCGTCTGTTGGCATGTTGTTGCCGCAGGTGCATACCCAACCTCCCGCTGCAGGTGTATTTATATTAACCTGAGGATTGAGGATTTGCTGGTTTGGCATGGCCCCCATGAATCCAGCGGTATTCATTCCCATGGACATACCTGCAAAGCCTAACATTGCTCCTCCCGGGTTAGACCCAGCTGCTTCTAAGCCAGAGGCAATACTTCCCACCATTCTGGCAGCACGGGCATTTGGATCAAACAAAATTGAATCATTAGCATACTTTTCAAGTAATTGATCTGTTTTCTCATCAAAGGATATACCGGCAATACCAACACTTTGAATACAAAAACCTCTTTTATCCAGCCATTCCTTATCGAGTACTTCAGCCATATATTGACCTAGTTCCATAGTTCTGCTAGGTATATCTGAAACCAGTACATTATGCATAGACAAAGTAGATAGGGCTGTAGTATAAGCCATTAGGAATTCATTGAGGTACTGTTCAGCTAAATCAAAAGTAGTTAGTGTAGCCTTGCCTGTTTTTCCACACACTTCATTGTAAAATAATATTGGGTCTACTACTTTTATTGAATAGGTTCCAAAGGAAGTTACCTTACAAGGTACAATTCTTCCAGGGACCAATACCCTGTCAGTATAAGATACCGGATTTCTTGTGCCAAATCGAATATCTGTAATTTCCTGCTTATTTATATATATTACCTTTTGCTTATAGGGAGTAACGCCACCAAATTTAAAACGCTCCCAAGAGTCTTTAAGGGTGTTTTTTATTCCACCAGATCTCTCTATAGAATTTCTTTCGGTATTATTATAATCCACTATATATTTTTCTTCCTCGGACTTAAAAAAAATAGATGGGGATCGGGAGTTATCTACCTGAAAATAACCTTCCTCATCGGTAGCAGCTATTACTTTTCCACCATCAACCAATAACATGTAGGTATTAGCTGGTACATGTATAATTGAACCATTGGAAATGACATCTTCTGTTCCCTTTCTATTTGAACTTCTAGAATCTCCCCTTCTAACTTGAATACCATAGGTAGCCAAAGTAGATTTATCCATTTGAGCCGGTTCTATAACCTCTAACCACTGATCTGCTAAGGTGCCTCCAATAGCTCCGGCTGCTGCCTTAATTACACCCATATATCCATCTTCCTTTCATTTTTATACTTTTAAATATATTCTACCTAAAAGCAGGAAATTCCTTTATAGTGTTGTAACAAAAATGCAGCTGCAGGATAATCTTGAAACTGCATTTTATAAGCTTAGTTTTAAGCTTCACCTGTAAGTACATGAATCTCATCATCCATTGGGCTGTAACGTGCTCTTTGATTAGTACAAAGTCTGTAATAATAGCCACCCTTTTTATAAAGCTCTGCATGGTTCCCCATTTCGATAATCTCACCATGCTTTAGCACTATAATTTTATCTGCATTTCTTATAGTAGATAGCCTGTGAGCAATTACGAGAGTAGTACGTTCCCTTGATACATTCTCTATGGTCTTCTGTATCAGTTTCTCTGTGTGGGTGTCTACATTTGAAGTAGCCTCATCTAATATCAATATAGAGGGATTATGAGCTAAAGCTCGTGCAAACGAAAGCAACTGCTTTTGCCCCGCTGAAAAGGTGCTCCCCCTTTCCATTACCTTAGACTTAAGTCCATCATCCATACTATCTATAAACTCATTGGCGCAGGACATTTCTACCGCTTTTTGCACTATACTGCCATCTATATTATCATTAAGAGTAATATTCTTTTCAATTGTTCCTGAAAATAGAAAGACATCTTGAAGCACTACAGCAACATTTCTTCTCAGGTCTTTTGGCCTGATATCATCGACATTAATTCCATCAATTAAAATTTCGCCCTTTTGTACTTTATAAAAACCACTAATCAAATTGATAATAGTAGTCTTACCAGCTCCTGTCTCTCCTACAAAGGCTGCTGTTTCTCCCATTTTTATCTTAAAGCACACATTCTTTAATATCCAAT is from Clostridium thermarum and encodes:
- a CDS encoding TrpB-like pyridoxal phosphate-dependent enzyme produces the protein MSKVPFRIYLSEKEIPRQWYNLRADMKEQHDPYINPGTMKEAKLEDLYPVFCEELAKQEMDIESRYIDIPEEILEFYKIYRPSPLCRAYNLEKALGTPARIYYKFEGNNTSGSHKLNSAVAQVYYAKNQGITSLTTETGAGQWGTALSEACAYFNIPLTIYMVKVSAEQKPYRKAIMETFGAKVIPSPSNLTNAGRAILAKNPTTGGSLGCAISEAIEHAVSEENCRYVLGSVLNQVLLHQSIIGLEAKLAMEKIDEYPDIIIGCAGGGSNLGGLIAPFMQDKLLGKAKPHFIAVEPASCPSLTRGKYAYDFCDTGKITPLAKMYTLGCEFIPSPNHAGGLRYHGMSPLLSKLYHEGLLDEALAVEQSKVFEAATLFAKCETILPAPESSHAIYGAIKEALECKETGEAKTILFGLTGTGYFDMQAYMQYNTGKMTDYIPTDEDLQKGFDSLPKIPGIQ
- a CDS encoding TPM domain-containing protein, producing the protein MQSLFKKISICLLIIFFAVFLGQTTVKAASSKNIIDDLDYLTDSEILTLQSDIDSIIADYNLEAVVVITDETEGKSSRDFADDFYDYGGYGVDGDYSGLLMLINMAQREVWISTTGRAIDIFTDNRISTMVKNVTTSLSNGKYYEACTTFIRDVKSYAKMGVPAGQHRVDEESVDSSTYFQRVLRLMKSFYVYLIAIAVALIATLIASSSSEGKVTINSSTYEEAGSFELSASRDDFIRESTTRTVIETNTNSSSKSTTHRGSSGRSHGGGGGGF
- a CDS encoding DNA helicase PriA, which encodes MGSVKEYKCLNCKAGLEFDPPSQHWKCHYCFSEFTKEQIDAVYKKAEDSLDKEEPELNSYHCTSCGAELIADDTTAATFCLYCKNPTIIRSRFSGKFKPKNLIPFKLTKAQAQDLYKKWIGKRIFAPSEFKQKEEIEKITGIYAPFWLFDTRAEGMIDGEGTRVKSWTQGKYRYTQTSYYRVLRKGNALYKKVPVDASKKLDDKYMHMIEPYDYSALTDFSIHYMSGFMAEKYDVEAGEAKGVMKERVEKYIEDKLRTTVSGYSSYNMRNKQVMLMDTTEDYCMLPVYLLINKYKGKEHVFIVNGQTGKVVGDTPISFKKQLLFGLAVYTAVWLVAVFGGAIFV
- a CDS encoding SPFH domain-containing protein — translated: MGVIKAAAGAIGGTLADQWLEVIEPAQMDKSTLATYGIQVRRGDSRSSNRKGTEDVISNGSIIHVPANTYMLLVDGGKVIAATDEEGYFQVDNSRSPSIFFKSEEEKYIVDYNNTERNSIERSGGIKNTLKDSWERFKFGGVTPYKQKVIYINKQEITDIRFGTRNPVSYTDRVLVPGRIVPCKVTSFGTYSIKVVDPILFYNEVCGKTGKATLTTFDLAEQYLNEFLMAYTTALSTLSMHNVLVSDIPSRTMELGQYMAEVLDKEWLDKRGFCIQSVGIAGISFDEKTDQLLEKYANDSILFDPNARAARMVGSIASGLEAAGSNPGGAMLGFAGMSMGMNTAGFMGAMPNQQILNPQVNINTPAAGGWVCTCGNNMPTDALFCSKCGNKKPVPEAKSSGEAWKCSCGKTVTDGNFCPNCGSKKPELKKWTCTCGNVNEDNFCFKCGNKRPELTPSSTYKCDKCGWTPEDPKKPPAFCPKCGDPFNDLDKKM